Proteins encoded together in one Nitrospirota bacterium window:
- the recA gene encoding recombinase RecA: MAEKDEKKRALDLALSQIEKQYGKGAIMKLGGADAPGDIPAISTGSLGLDIALGVGGLPRGRVIEIFGPESSGKTTLTLHVIAEAQKAGGTAAFIDAEHALDLTYAKKLGVQADDLLVSQPDTGEQALEIAETLVRSGAIDVIVVDSVAALVPRAEIEGEMGDAHMGLQARLMSQALRKLTAAISKSQTTLIFINQIRMKIGVMFGNPETTTGGNALKFYSSVRLDIRRIESIKEGQDVTGSRVRVKVVKNKMAPPFKQAEFDIMFAQGISKSGELVDLGVEKKVVEKSGAWYSYQGERLGQGRDAVRDFLLSNQPLAREIEGKLRDLAGLPGRTPDKSMVTPVKDEKKAEDKREERRPHKVGV, encoded by the coding sequence ATGGCTGAAAAAGACGAGAAGAAGCGCGCGCTGGATCTGGCCCTGTCCCAAATTGAGAAACAGTATGGGAAGGGGGCGATTATGAAGTTGGGGGGGGCCGATGCTCCCGGTGATATTCCGGCGATTTCAACCGGATCTCTTGGGCTCGACATTGCATTGGGGGTTGGCGGGCTTCCCCGCGGCCGGGTGATCGAGATATTCGGCCCTGAGTCTTCAGGCAAGACAACGTTGACGCTGCATGTCATTGCAGAGGCACAGAAGGCTGGAGGCACCGCCGCCTTTATCGATGCGGAACATGCGCTGGATTTGACCTATGCGAAGAAGCTGGGTGTGCAGGCGGACGATCTGTTGGTGTCACAGCCGGACACCGGCGAGCAGGCGCTGGAAATTGCCGAGACGCTCGTCCGGAGCGGAGCGATCGATGTCATCGTGGTGGACTCTGTCGCAGCACTCGTACCGAGAGCCGAAATCGAAGGCGAAATGGGCGATGCGCATATGGGGCTGCAAGCGAGGCTGATGTCGCAAGCCCTTCGCAAGTTGACGGCAGCCATTTCCAAGTCGCAGACGACGCTGATTTTCATCAATCAGATCAGGATGAAGATCGGCGTGATGTTCGGCAACCCGGAGACGACGACAGGCGGCAATGCGCTCAAGTTCTATTCGTCCGTGCGTCTGGATATCCGGCGCATCGAGTCGATCAAGGAGGGGCAGGATGTCACCGGTAGCCGCGTGCGCGTGAAGGTGGTCAAGAACAAGATGGCGCCGCCGTTCAAGCAGGCGGAGTTCGACATCATGTTTGCCCAGGGCATTTCAAAGTCCGGCGAGCTGGTCGATCTGGGGGTTGAAAAGAAAGTGGTGGAGAAGTCCGGAGCCTGGTACTCCTATCAGGGCGAACGGCTTGGGCAGGGACGCGATGCAGTCAGAGACTTTTTGTTGAGTAACCAGCCGTTGGCTCGTGAAATAGAAGGGAAGCTGCGTGACCTGGCCGGTTTGCCGGGGCGTACGCCGGACAAATCAATGGTGACGCCGGTGAAAGACGAAAAAAAGGCCGAGGATAAGCGCGAGGAGCGGCGCCCGCACAAGGTGGGAGTCTAG
- a CDS encoding regulatory protein RecX, with the protein MKRSNESGNERRFTRYASRITGVEQDQWLQLAVRALARRDRTTDQIAKLLAAKGASPAQVRTVVRRLTSLKYLDDAAFASRWADQRLARMPMGRARLQEELLTTGCSESIVQATLGASYRKVSERDLAMQVVATAGKLTSPRMLGRVARLLSQRGFGEDTIQSVLGMLNDQ; encoded by the coding sequence GTGAAGCGTTCAAATGAATCCGGAAACGAACGACGCTTCACGAGATACGCTTCACGCATCACGGGTGTCGAACAGGATCAGTGGCTGCAACTCGCGGTGCGCGCTCTGGCCCGCAGGGACCGCACGACGGACCAGATCGCAAAGCTGCTCGCGGCGAAAGGGGCCTCTCCTGCTCAGGTTCGCACCGTAGTGCGGCGGTTGACTTCGTTGAAATACCTCGACGATGCCGCCTTCGCGTCTCGGTGGGCCGACCAGCGACTCGCGCGTATGCCGATGGGTCGTGCGCGCCTGCAAGAGGAACTGCTCACCACCGGTTGCTCTGAATCCATCGTGCAGGCGACATTAGGGGCTAGCTACCGCAAGGTGAGTGAACGGGACCTGGCCATGCAGGTGGTTGCGACGGCCGGGAAGCTCACCTCGCCCCGGATGCTGGGCCGGGTTGCGAGACTCTTGAGCCAACGTGGCTTCGGCGAAGATACCATACAGTCGGTACTAGGAATGTTGAATGATCAATGA
- the alaS gene encoding alanine--tRNA ligase, whose translation MNSTQELRQAFIRYFEQHGHQAVPSSALIPQADPTLLFTNAGMNQFKRVFLGEETRAYNRAVTVQKCLRAGGKHNDLENVGYTRRHHTFFEMLGNFSFGDYFKDDAIRFGWEFLTQTVGLAKDRMWVTIFRDDDEADRLWKQIGVPPSRIVRCGEKDNFWQMGDTGPCGPCSELHFDQGPSVPGDDRPNGEGDRVIEIWNLVFMQYNRDVRGTLHPLPKPSIDTGMGLERLAAVAQGVYSNYDSDVFTPLLSAVAGRAGVRYGEQDHTDRSMRVVADHLRAITFLMADGVLPSNEGRGYVLRRILRRAARHGRLLGIVEPFLYELTEAVVTQMASAYSEVKGAAATIAEATRGEEERFIATLDQGLPILNEMIAKARSSGSQVLTGSDVFKLYDTYGFPMDLIGEACREQGMRLDEAGFDQAIEEQRTRARKTGGFEQETARPTVAELAGRLGTTKFIGYDRLESESLVQAILKDDRLVKEAAEGDEVEVVLDVTPFYAEGGGQVGDRGILAGHDGQVEIKETMRPVPTLILHKGTVTKGRIREGESLHLTVNATTRQDAQRNHTATHLVHAALRDMLGPHVKQYGSLVGPNRLRFDFAHFRPLSSRDIDEIETVVNNEVRKNEQVATEVMSIQDAVAKGALAFFGDKYGEQVRVVTVESFSKELCGGTHCRRTGDIGLFRILSETGVAAGVRRLEAQTGTGALAHMKKLETDIRDLSDLLKVGQSELVAKTRKVMTQLKDKERELEELKLKMASGSAVEAKAKTIAGIQVHVQRTDGLDGNGMRALADQLRDKLKSGVVALGAATGDGKVSLLVVVTKDLIGKLKAGDLIKEMAAEVDGTGGGRPEMAQAGGKDPAKLDVALEKVFGLVERTVERYTHGK comes from the coding sequence ATGAACAGCACTCAAGAATTACGACAAGCCTTCATTCGATATTTTGAACAGCATGGCCATCAGGCCGTGCCGAGTTCCGCTTTGATTCCCCAGGCCGATCCGACGCTGCTCTTCACCAATGCCGGGATGAATCAGTTCAAGCGGGTGTTTCTCGGCGAGGAAACGCGCGCCTACAACCGGGCGGTCACTGTACAGAAGTGTCTCCGCGCGGGAGGCAAACACAACGATTTGGAGAATGTCGGCTATACCAGGCGCCACCATACGTTCTTTGAAATGTTGGGAAATTTTTCCTTCGGCGACTACTTTAAAGACGACGCCATCCGGTTCGGCTGGGAATTTCTGACCCAGACGGTCGGCCTGGCGAAGGATCGGATGTGGGTCACGATCTTTCGCGACGACGACGAAGCGGACCGGTTATGGAAGCAGATCGGAGTCCCGCCTTCGCGGATTGTTCGGTGCGGCGAGAAAGATAATTTCTGGCAGATGGGGGATACAGGGCCCTGTGGCCCCTGCTCGGAACTCCATTTTGACCAGGGGCCGTCGGTGCCGGGTGACGATCGGCCGAATGGTGAAGGTGACCGCGTCATCGAGATTTGGAATCTCGTGTTCATGCAGTACAACCGGGATGTGAGGGGAACGCTGCATCCGTTACCCAAGCCTAGTATTGATACGGGCATGGGGTTGGAACGGTTGGCGGCGGTGGCACAAGGCGTCTACAGCAATTATGACAGCGATGTGTTCACCCCGTTGCTCAGCGCCGTGGCCGGCAGGGCCGGGGTTCGATATGGGGAGCAAGACCATACCGACCGGTCGATGCGCGTGGTGGCGGATCATCTTCGCGCCATCACATTTTTGATGGCCGATGGAGTATTGCCGTCGAACGAGGGACGCGGCTACGTGCTGCGGCGGATTCTGCGGCGGGCCGCGCGTCATGGACGGCTGCTGGGCATCGTCGAGCCCTTCCTCTACGAATTGACCGAGGCGGTCGTCACTCAGATGGCCAGTGCCTATTCGGAAGTCAAAGGCGCTGCCGCGACGATTGCCGAAGCGACCAGAGGTGAAGAAGAACGGTTCATTGCCACGCTCGATCAGGGGTTGCCGATCCTCAACGAGATGATTGCCAAGGCGCGTTCTTCCGGGAGTCAGGTTCTCACCGGCTCCGACGTCTTTAAACTGTATGACACTTATGGGTTTCCGATGGACTTGATAGGAGAGGCTTGCCGCGAGCAGGGGATGAGGCTCGATGAGGCGGGATTCGACCAGGCGATTGAGGAACAGAGGACTCGTGCGCGCAAAACCGGCGGGTTTGAACAGGAGACGGCCCGGCCCACAGTTGCTGAATTGGCGGGGCGGCTCGGAACGACAAAATTCATCGGCTACGATCGCCTGGAAAGCGAGAGTCTTGTGCAGGCGATTTTGAAGGATGACCGGTTGGTCAAAGAAGCGGCGGAAGGCGATGAAGTTGAAGTCGTTCTGGATGTGACGCCGTTCTATGCGGAAGGTGGTGGGCAGGTCGGCGACCGGGGCATTCTGGCGGGCCATGACGGGCAGGTAGAGATCAAGGAAACCATGAGACCGGTGCCGACCTTGATTCTGCACAAGGGGACCGTCACGAAAGGGCGGATTCGCGAGGGTGAGTCGTTGCATCTGACCGTCAATGCGACGACGAGGCAGGATGCGCAGCGAAACCATACTGCCACCCATTTGGTCCATGCCGCGTTGCGGGATATGCTGGGCCCTCACGTGAAACAGTATGGGTCGCTTGTCGGGCCCAATCGCTTGCGATTCGACTTTGCCCATTTCAGACCCCTGTCTTCCCGGGATATCGACGAGATTGAAACGGTCGTGAACAACGAAGTGCGGAAGAACGAGCAAGTCGCGACCGAGGTGATGAGCATTCAGGATGCGGTGGCCAAGGGGGCATTGGCTTTCTTCGGCGATAAATATGGCGAGCAGGTGCGGGTGGTGACCGTCGAGTCCTTCAGTAAGGAGCTCTGTGGCGGAACTCATTGCCGGCGGACAGGAGATATCGGGCTGTTCAGGATCCTGTCGGAGACCGGCGTTGCGGCCGGTGTACGGCGTCTCGAAGCGCAAACCGGCACCGGGGCGCTCGCTCACATGAAGAAATTGGAAACGGATATTCGAGACCTCTCGGATCTGCTCAAGGTCGGCCAGTCAGAATTGGTCGCCAAGACCCGCAAGGTCATGACGCAGCTGAAAGACAAAGAACGTGAGCTGGAAGAGCTGAAATTAAAAATGGCCAGTGGATCGGCGGTCGAGGCCAAGGCGAAAACGATAGCCGGTATCCAGGTGCATGTGCAGCGGACCGATGGTCTGGATGGGAACGGTATGCGGGCGCTGGCCGATCAGTTGCGGGACAAGTTGAAAAGCGGCGTCGTGGCTCTCGGCGCCGCGACGGGAGACGGGAAAGTGTCTCTGCTGGTTGTCGTGACAAAGGACTTGATCGGCAAACTCAAAGCCGGTGATCTCATTAAGGAGATGGCGGCGGAAGTCGACGGTACCGGCGGCGGCAGGCCGGAGATGGCGCAGGCTGGAGGGAAGGATCCGGCCAAGCTGGATGTGGCGTTGGAAAAGGTCTTTGGTCTGGTCGAACGCACGGTAGAGCGGTACACTCATGGGAAGTAA
- the ruvX gene encoding Holliday junction resolvase RuvX, which yields MGSKRILALDYGTKRIGVALSDELGWTAQPLETLNRHTLDRDIAHIASLVGTHEVRQVLLGFPMQLDGREGPAIQAMREFQTRLEQGVTVPVILWDERLTTKAAEDFLIAADVSRKKRKGVVDRIAASILLQSYLASLEPAVKREPESWADQDAEGETVEPPHETTDHSRVSAGRDRRNRRRRLSDDSLG from the coding sequence ATGGGAAGTAAGCGGATTCTCGCGCTCGATTACGGGACCAAGCGGATCGGAGTCGCTCTGAGTGATGAGCTGGGCTGGACAGCACAGCCGCTTGAAACACTCAATCGGCATACGCTGGACCGGGACATTGCCCATATTGCATCCCTCGTCGGGACACATGAGGTCAGGCAGGTTCTGTTGGGTTTCCCTATGCAATTGGATGGCCGCGAGGGGCCGGCGATCCAGGCGATGCGAGAGTTCCAGACCCGGTTGGAACAGGGCGTGACCGTTCCCGTGATTCTGTGGGATGAGCGGCTGACGACGAAGGCAGCGGAAGATTTCTTGATCGCTGCCGATGTCAGCCGGAAAAAGCGCAAGGGTGTGGTGGATCGCATCGCCGCTTCGATCCTACTCCAGAGTTATCTGGCAAGCCTCGAGCCGGCGGTGAAGCGGGAACCGGAATCATGGGCGGACCAGGATGCAGAGGGAGAAACGGTAGAGCCACCTCATGAAACTACGGATCATTCTCGGGTGTCTGCTGGTCGTGACCGTCGCAATCGGCGTCGCCGCCTATCAGACGATTCGCTGGGCTGA
- the mltG gene encoding endolytic transglycosylase MltG, producing the protein MKLRIILGCLLVVTVAIGVAAYQTIRWAEGPVIPTEEHPPSKVVVIPDGSTFQHVAELLEREQLIKSSTAFVLFGKSQSADRKVHAGEYELNPGMTPAEILSKLLSGQVVLHPVTVPEGLTINQVADVASQQGLTDREEFIRLARDREFIRSLGIKAETLEGYLYPDTYKFPRPIKARELLVAMVERLKQVVGPDLLARMEELKMTIHEVLTLASVIEKETGAGSERPEISAVFHNRLKKHIPLQSDPTVIYGLPSFDGNLRKKDLSSPSPYNTYRVQGLPPGPIANPGIQAIRATLYPSDSRSLYFVSRNDGTHQFSGTLIEHNKAVEKYQKRPFRRSPHSQTSIVPGERALVRTAGVS; encoded by the coding sequence ATGAAACTACGGATCATTCTCGGGTGTCTGCTGGTCGTGACCGTCGCAATCGGCGTCGCCGCCTATCAGACGATTCGCTGGGCTGAAGGTCCGGTCATCCCCACGGAGGAACACCCGCCTTCGAAAGTCGTCGTCATCCCGGATGGCTCAACGTTTCAGCATGTCGCGGAGCTGCTTGAGCGTGAACAATTGATCAAGAGCAGTACGGCCTTTGTCCTCTTTGGAAAATCCCAATCGGCCGACAGAAAAGTTCATGCGGGGGAGTACGAACTGAATCCCGGCATGACGCCGGCCGAAATCCTCTCGAAGCTGTTGAGCGGCCAAGTGGTGCTCCATCCGGTGACGGTTCCCGAAGGGCTCACCATCAACCAAGTTGCCGATGTTGCCTCGCAACAGGGCCTCACGGATCGTGAGGAATTTATCCGGCTTGCGAGGGACAGGGAATTTATCCGATCCTTGGGGATCAAAGCCGAGACGCTGGAGGGGTATCTCTATCCCGACACGTATAAGTTCCCTCGCCCCATCAAAGCGCGGGAACTGTTGGTGGCTATGGTAGAGCGGCTCAAACAGGTGGTCGGACCGGATCTCCTTGCACGGATGGAGGAACTCAAGATGACGATCCACGAAGTCTTGACCCTTGCCTCCGTCATCGAGAAGGAAACAGGGGCCGGCAGCGAGCGGCCTGAAATTTCCGCGGTGTTTCACAACCGGCTGAAGAAGCATATTCCATTACAGAGCGATCCGACCGTCATTTATGGTTTGCCGTCCTTCGACGGAAATTTACGCAAGAAAGACCTGTCCAGCCCCAGTCCCTACAACACCTATCGGGTGCAGGGGTTGCCGCCTGGACCGATTGCCAACCCGGGCATTCAGGCGATTCGCGCGACACTCTATCCGTCTGATTCCCGTTCCCTGTATTTTGTCTCCCGGAACGATGGAACCCATCAGTTCTCAGGGACACTGATCGAACATAACAAGGCGGTCGAGAAATATCAGAAGCGGCCCTTTCGTCGTAGCCCCCATTCTCAGACGTCAATCGTCCCCGGGGAGAGGGCCCTTGTCCGCACAGCAGGAGTTTCTTGA
- the deoC gene encoding deoxyribose-phosphate aldolase, with translation MSEWNLPALIDHTVLRPDATRIDVLRLCQEAKEHRFTVIFVPPCYVEDAVSAVAGTAILVGIPIGFPLGGHTTKTKVTEAVDAVGRGAQILDMVINVSRLKSGDSEYVRKDIAEVVQATPGVEHKVILETCYLTNREKCTACELVVEAGADYVKTSTGFGAAGATVEDVRLMKETVAGRVKVKASGGIRDWKTTLAMLEAGADRIGTSASLAIVAEWARRHSRCP, from the coding sequence ATGTCTGAATGGAACCTGCCGGCTCTCATAGACCACACGGTGCTTCGCCCGGATGCCACAAGGATCGATGTTCTGCGACTGTGCCAGGAAGCGAAGGAGCATCGGTTCACCGTGATTTTCGTGCCGCCTTGCTATGTCGAGGATGCCGTGAGTGCTGTCGCAGGCACGGCAATTCTGGTCGGCATCCCTATCGGGTTTCCCCTCGGTGGTCACACGACAAAGACCAAAGTCACCGAAGCCGTCGATGCGGTGGGGCGCGGTGCACAGATCCTGGATATGGTCATCAATGTGAGCCGGCTGAAGTCGGGAGATTCTGAGTATGTGCGCAAGGACATTGCCGAAGTTGTGCAGGCGACCCCGGGCGTCGAACACAAGGTCATCCTCGAAACCTGTTATCTGACCAATCGAGAGAAATGTACGGCCTGCGAGTTGGTTGTAGAGGCGGGAGCCGACTATGTGAAGACATCGACCGGGTTCGGCGCCGCCGGTGCAACGGTGGAGGATGTGAGATTAATGAAAGAGACTGTGGCCGGTCGGGTGAAGGTGAAGGCCTCGGGCGGCATCAGAGACTGGAAGACTACGCTGGCCATGCTGGAGGCCGGCGCGGATCGGATCGGTACCAGCGCAAGCCTCGCAATCGTCGCTGAATGGGCCCGCAGGCATTCTCGATGCCCGTGA
- a CDS encoding phosphopentomutase, with protein sequence MITRVIALVIDGLGVGALPDAAEYGNADPHTLSHLADAVGGLTLPTLEGLGLGHIAEVRGVRTMSQPEACFGRLGFLSKGVDSMAGYWEMAGYIATDALPQYTNGFPSDVVAVLEQVFGRKVIGNRCAPDVAMLRDCEAEHLSSGALIIWTDGRRTCHVAAHEKAMRRDDFFQRCRDARKLLKNPWGIWRVSAHPLVGDAGVLKFGPQPREFVVEPPVPTMFDVLNRASQILVGVGRVSDLFSGRGLTSSLPVGPWGALFTEVTKMLKKVPRGLIVAGLDVLESDAAQSAAALHDFDRRLPGLLEQLRPGDLLVLTGNHGRDITQEGQVATREYVPLLVTGPKLAQGVHLGIRTSAADLGHTIVEALLGEQLPVGESFLDALRAG encoded by the coding sequence ATGATTACACGCGTCATTGCGCTGGTGATTGATGGACTTGGTGTCGGAGCTCTGCCCGATGCGGCAGAGTATGGCAACGCCGACCCCCATACCTTGTCCCATTTGGCCGATGCCGTTGGGGGGCTCACCCTCCCCACGCTGGAAGGGCTCGGACTTGGACATATCGCGGAAGTCAGAGGTGTGCGGACGATGTCGCAGCCGGAAGCATGTTTCGGTCGCCTGGGATTTCTCTCGAAAGGGGTGGATTCCATGGCGGGCTATTGGGAGATGGCAGGCTATATCGCAACCGACGCCCTGCCGCAGTATACCAATGGATTTCCTTCCGATGTAGTCGCGGTCCTCGAACAGGTCTTTGGCCGCAAGGTCATCGGCAATCGCTGCGCCCCCGATGTAGCCATGTTGCGCGACTGTGAGGCGGAGCACCTTTCGTCCGGGGCATTGATCATCTGGACGGATGGACGACGAACCTGCCATGTGGCGGCGCATGAGAAGGCGATGCGTCGGGACGATTTCTTTCAACGCTGTCGGGATGCAAGAAAATTACTCAAGAACCCCTGGGGTATTTGGCGGGTTTCGGCCCACCCCCTCGTGGGCGATGCTGGTGTGCTGAAGTTCGGCCCCCAACCTCGCGAGTTCGTGGTGGAACCTCCCGTTCCGACCATGTTCGACGTGCTGAACCGTGCGAGCCAGATTCTGGTTGGAGTGGGAAGAGTCAGCGATCTTTTCAGCGGTCGAGGCCTCACCTCGTCTCTCCCCGTTGGACCATGGGGGGCGTTATTTACCGAGGTCACGAAGATGCTGAAAAAGGTTCCACGAGGATTGATCGTTGCAGGGCTTGATGTCTTGGAATCGGATGCTGCACAATCGGCTGCGGCCCTCCATGATTTTGATCGACGGCTTCCCGGATTGCTGGAACAGCTTCGCCCAGGCGACCTGCTTGTGCTGACAGGTAATCATGGACGAGATATCACACAAGAGGGTCAGGTCGCGACGCGGGAATATGTTCCTCTCTTGGTCACTGGGCCGAAGTTGGCGCAGGGGGTCCATCTTGGCATCAGGACCTCGGCTGCTGACCTGGGACATACGATTGTCGAGGCTCTGCTAGGGGAGCAACTTCCTGTCGGGGAGAGTTTTCTCGATGCGCTCCGGGCGGGGTAG
- a CDS encoding RidA family protein: protein MSYERRLKELHIELPLPPKPLATYVPAVRAGDLLFLSGVLPMREGQLAFSGKLGRDLTVEQGMESARLALLNALAIAKQELGTVDRITRIVKVVGHVASAEGFVQQPQVLNGASDLLVEIFGEAGRHVRVAVGAAELPRGAPVEIELILSVS from the coding sequence ATGTCTTACGAACGTAGACTGAAGGAACTGCATATAGAGTTGCCTCTCCCGCCGAAACCGTTGGCGACCTACGTTCCGGCTGTCCGGGCCGGAGATCTCTTGTTCCTGTCCGGCGTGCTTCCCATGCGAGAGGGACAGTTGGCCTTTTCCGGTAAGCTGGGACGTGATTTGACGGTCGAGCAGGGCATGGAATCGGCCAGGCTCGCGCTCCTGAATGCGCTGGCCATTGCCAAGCAGGAACTCGGGACGGTGGATCGGATTACACGGATCGTGAAGGTCGTCGGGCATGTGGCGTCGGCGGAAGGTTTTGTGCAGCAACCTCAAGTTCTCAACGGGGCCTCGGATCTCCTGGTTGAGATATTTGGGGAGGCTGGTCGTCATGTACGGGTAGCTGTAGGAGCGGCTGAATTGCCTCGCGGGGCTCCCGTCGAAATTGAACTGATTCTCTCTGTCTCATGA
- a CDS encoding IPT/TIG domain-containing protein, with the protein MNQLIKVFGAGVATMTLWAGLSVGLCVAAPSAPELHPATAVPGATVAIGGKGFGTFRSVQMNRVTVGGIPALIQRWESDLIEVKVPFHAQSGPVEVIAGKKRMAAGKLIILQPMITAVTPEEIEPGHTVQITGAHFGATAGPRDPNTMFGVNDVKIGDVVVRPRRWKDDLIEVEVPTNAASGDVVVRLASSDPLPDGSCCAPVQHTVSNAVPLKLIPSIRVDPVSGPVGTKVVFFGQGFGAAKGSGDKVTFGGHLATIAQWSDHTIVVHLPMDAETGPIALTVQGRERTVGTFTVHTPRVTGMTPSTAPIGTLLRISGEHFGFYSESGSTPFAFMDFNTGENRVDIGGVRAVIYRWQDDRIDVWVPFSAKSGPVVVYRGAAMPHPDGSCCATKDTLKTEAGVFTLVTPKIDSYSPHSGGLDELITIKGSGFGSFLKTAEHADLRLNQGAYKRRDNLELDENVSRTEVLFNNVAAQVVSWTDTEIVVRVPRRNLYGVGKQHEFLPDLATGPLIVRRGSWDVQPDDTCCTSKKWLTLEAGTFTIVAEGMPDSSYFNNNRPDADTGQ; encoded by the coding sequence ATGAACCAATTGATAAAGGTATTCGGAGCTGGCGTGGCGACGATGACGTTGTGGGCAGGTCTGAGCGTTGGTCTCTGCGTGGCTGCTCCGTCCGCGCCCGAGCTACATCCGGCAACGGCTGTCCCGGGCGCCACCGTAGCGATCGGCGGCAAGGGGTTCGGCACGTTTCGATCTGTGCAAATGAATCGGGTGACGGTCGGTGGGATCCCAGCCTTGATTCAGCGGTGGGAGTCCGATCTGATCGAGGTCAAGGTTCCCTTTCATGCTCAATCCGGTCCCGTCGAAGTCATCGCTGGAAAGAAGAGGATGGCAGCTGGAAAACTAATAATATTACAGCCGATGATTACCGCGGTGACACCGGAGGAAATCGAACCAGGCCATACCGTGCAGATTACCGGCGCACATTTCGGTGCGACGGCAGGCCCCCGCGACCCTAATACGATGTTCGGCGTGAACGATGTGAAGATCGGCGACGTGGTCGTCAGGCCCCGTCGCTGGAAAGATGACCTGATCGAAGTCGAGGTCCCTACGAATGCCGCGTCTGGTGACGTGGTCGTGCGATTGGCCTCGTCCGACCCTTTGCCCGACGGGTCCTGTTGTGCGCCGGTCCAGCATACGGTCAGCAACGCAGTTCCTCTGAAGCTGATACCGAGCATTAGGGTCGATCCCGTGAGCGGGCCGGTCGGGACGAAGGTCGTGTTTTTCGGCCAGGGGTTTGGCGCTGCGAAGGGTTCCGGTGACAAAGTCACATTCGGCGGGCACCTTGCTACTATCGCTCAGTGGTCCGATCATACGATCGTCGTGCATCTCCCGATGGATGCCGAAACCGGACCTATCGCTCTGACCGTGCAGGGCCGTGAGCGAACAGTCGGAACTTTTACCGTTCACACACCAAGAGTGACCGGCATGACGCCTTCGACCGCTCCGATCGGCACTCTGCTCAGGATCAGCGGAGAACATTTCGGGTTCTATTCGGAAAGTGGATCGACCCCTTTCGCCTTCATGGATTTCAATACGGGAGAGAACCGAGTCGATATCGGCGGAGTCCGTGCCGTCATCTATCGCTGGCAGGACGATCGCATCGATGTATGGGTGCCGTTCAGTGCGAAGAGTGGGCCGGTTGTGGTGTATCGAGGGGCGGCGATGCCTCACCCAGACGGTTCCTGTTGCGCGACGAAGGATACGCTAAAGACCGAGGCCGGCGTCTTCACCCTCGTGACGCCGAAGATCGATTCCTACAGTCCCCACTCAGGGGGGCTCGATGAGCTGATCACGATCAAGGGGTCTGGGTTCGGCTCGTTTTTGAAAACAGCCGAGCACGCGGACTTGCGCCTCAACCAGGGGGCCTATAAGCGGCGAGACAATCTAGAGCTGGATGAAAACGTTTCGCGCACGGAAGTGCTGTTTAACAATGTCGCGGCGCAGGTGGTGTCTTGGACCGATACGGAAATTGTTGTACGAGTGCCCCGTCGGAATCTCTACGGTGTAGGGAAGCAGCATGAATTTCTCCCTGACCTTGCAACTGGCCCGTTGATCGTGCGGCGGGGTTCCTGGGATGTGCAACCTGACGATACGTGTTGTACCTCGAAGAAGTGGCTGACCCTGGAAGCAGGTACCTTCACGATTGTCGCCGAAGGCATGCCGGATTCTAGCTACTTCAATAACAACCGCCCCGACGCCGATACCGGCCAGTGA
- a CDS encoding 16S rRNA (uracil(1498)-N(3))-methyltransferase: MSIFFVGPDAITPPTIRITGDLLHHLRDSLRLHPGDSLTLNDACGTRYRVEVTHVSSQAIDSRILDRQIEPTGRTSPIVLGQALIKGDKMDWIIQKATELGVATIVPIYSLHSVIKPNPQRLDHQRTRWHRIARDAAQQSERWNIPTIEDPIHLAEICQRYATVPLKGILTERSSNPSLATISLPQDRQHPIVLLIGPEGGWAANEQSLAQEQGFLPLSLGPRILRAETAAIAALSILQSRLDEIALVVRET, encoded by the coding sequence ATGTCCATATTCTTCGTTGGCCCTGACGCGATCACTCCCCCCACGATCCGCATAACCGGTGATCTCCTCCATCATCTTCGCGATAGCCTCCGCCTACACCCAGGAGATTCTCTCACTCTGAACGATGCATGTGGAACCCGCTATCGTGTAGAAGTGACCCATGTCAGCTCGCAAGCCATAGACAGCCGAATCCTTGATCGGCAGATCGAGCCGACAGGAAGGACCTCGCCCATTGTACTCGGACAGGCCTTGATCAAAGGCGACAAGATGGACTGGATCATTCAGAAGGCGACAGAGCTCGGAGTCGCGACTATCGTGCCCATATACAGCCTGCACAGCGTCATCAAGCCCAACCCCCAACGCCTCGATCATCAACGAACCAGATGGCATCGCATTGCGCGTGACGCAGCGCAGCAATCCGAACGCTGGAATATCCCCACTATCGAAGACCCAATACACCTCGCAGAGATCTGCCAGCGCTACGCCACAGTACCTTTAAAAGGCATCCTGACGGAACGCTCCAGCAACCCCTCACTCGCAACCATATCCTTGCCACAGGACCGCCAGCATCCGATTGTCTTGTTAATTGGGCCGGAGGGGGGATGGGCAGCAAACGAACAGAGCCTCGCACAAGAGCAGGGCTTCCTCCCGCTTAGCCTCGGGCCACGAATCTTGCGGGCCGAGACTGCAGCAATCGCCGCCCTCAGCATTCTCCAATCAAGGCTCGACGAAATCGCCCTTGTCGTTCGTGAAACGTGA